The following coding sequences lie in one Xiphophorus maculatus strain JP 163 A chromosome 4, X_maculatus-5.0-male, whole genome shotgun sequence genomic window:
- the senp8 gene encoding sentrin-specific protease 8 — protein sequence MDPVVLSYQDSLLRRSDVSLLEGPYWLNDQVIGFAFEYFANERFRVLGDAAIFISPEVTQFIKCASCPDELALFLEPLDLPSRRWVFLAVNDNSNQSAGGSHWSLLLYRRSSNHFAHYDSQNGSNSLHARRIGSKLEPFLGASRKALFVEEPCPSQQNSYDCGMYVICIAEALCEKVRLEGSPRLPVQIITPAYITQKRAEWCRLIQSLAQNDLCCSLSFT from the coding sequence ATGGATCCTGTAGTGCTGAGCTACCAGGATAGCCTGCTGCGGCGTTCCGACGTGTCCTTACTGGAAGGCCCCTACTGGCTCAACGACCAGGTCATCGGTTTCGCCTTTGAATACTTTGCCAACGAGCGCTTCAGGGTGCTGGGCGACGCGGCCATCTTCATTAGCCCGGAGGTCACCCAGTTCATCAAGTGCGCCTCCTGTCCTGACGAGCTGGCCCTCTTCCTGGAGCCGCTGGATCTCCCGTCCCGCCGCTGGGTCTTCCTGGCCGTCAACGACAACTCCAACCAGTCCGCCGGGGGCTCCCACTGGAGCCTCCTGCTCTACCGCCGCAGCTCCAATCACTTCGCGCACTATGACTCTCAGAACGGCAGCAACTCGCTGCACGCACGGCGCATCGGCAGCAAGCTGGAGCCCTTCCTCGGCGCCAGCAGGAAGGCGCTGTTCGTGGAGGAGCCGTGCCCGTCGCAGCAGAACAGCTACGACTGCGGCATGTACGTCATCTGCATCGCCGAGGCCTTGTGCGAGAAGGTCAGGCTGGAGGGCTCGCCCCGCCTCCCCGTGCAAATCATCACCCCAGCCTACATTACCCAGAAGCGGGCCGAGTGGTGCAGACTGATCCAGAGTCTGGCTCAGAACGacctctgctgctctctgtctTTCACCTAG